The genomic stretch gatcaaacacctaccctggcattacctcaaattatatctaaaaagtcaaactttaatttcagcttatttttattatttcttttatttaaatttacttattgcattataacaaaacacctatttgctcttttgtttaattgacttaaattacttgtgtttcctacgcaatcctcgtgatcgatacttggggtaaaacccattattactacatcggtgaaaatagtacacttgctatttttccgatcaagtttttggcgccgttgccggggattgccaaaatataagttttattttagtcaattaaaattttattgctctgcaattaaaattctttttgctgaaatttttatttgcctattttaattttttttttaacttatctactaatcgatttctaatcttgtatgcgaggtaaggcttcagctgaacttctttttaacgcagaaccagaaagactattgagagcacgactccgagaagtcaagcgaaaaagactggcatcgaaagaagactcccctgtagtttcagaattagaagacgaagaagtaatatctattcagtccgagcagtcagattctgaacctgaaactatggcagctgatccacctcctccagagagacttttgggtgattatggaagggccaatgcaccgcttggaagaatgaccattgtaaaccaaccggtcaatgttgcacacttccaacttcatccttcaactatccgacagttggagagcaagccgtttgcgggacgaatcaatgaagatgcaaataagcatctacaaagattcctcaccatgacaacgtcattaaagattgaaggtcattctgaagaagctaagagacttgtaatgtttccttttaccttatctgaagatgcggaagagtggttttactcacttccagctggaagcatcacaacatggcaacagatggaaaccgctttcttgaacgaatacttccccgcatcagttttcatccgaaaaagatatgatattgtaaacttcaagcagaaagaaagggaatcgttgggggatgcgtacaaaaggttcaagagatgtttggttgcatgtcctactcataatatggacccaaccgagcaaatgcagactttcgtAAATGGTCTCCGaattaagacaaaacagcttattgatacggctgccggtggctcaactaatttttcaacagccacgggtatcaagaagatcatagaagctattgctgctaatgagcacatcgagttatatgaccgtgcaatgagccaaccggaaggaaaaattgattttaaacttgctgatcaggtagttaaaatggaagaccaaattgcagctgaagtagaaagaagactgaagaagatgaatcttagTGAACAAAAGGTAGCACAAATTGAACCAGCGGcctcagttgtatgtgaaatatgtagtggaccacattttgctatgcattgtgtggcaacgcaggaacaggtggaacagattcatatgttgaggcaaaataatccatacgccaatacttataatccgggttggaaaaatcatcctaatttcgcatggaaggaccaacaaggtaactttcaaaagcaaggatcaacccaatttcaaactccagcgcaatcacaacaacacagacctccacaacaacaacttccatatcaacaacaattccaacatcatcctcaacaatttcaacaacaggtaccaaagaaagaagattgggagatcgctcttgaaaaagtggcaactcaaaactctcagtttcaagaagagacaagagccaacctcaggaacaccacggcttcaatcaaaaatcttgaagttcaaatgggtcaaatagcacaacatctcactctacaggcacaaggaaactttccgaacgaaactgtgaaagatcaaaaaaatctagagaagatcaatgctgttacaacaaggagtaaaaaggtgttagaactggaaaaggaaaaagaagagttagatgaccctatggtgatagaggtagatttggaaataagagagaacccaagagagccagaagtggtgataccaccggttaaaccagctgaagaaaaaattaaaaaaggtgcTAAACCGGAAattaaactacccttcccttcaagaataacaaagaagaattcaaaagagaaagactttaagaagttcactaaattgttcaaaaggttagaggttaatctacctttttttgaagcacttgagcacatgcctttgtataagaaatttatgaaggaggtgttggcgaaaaagagatcactaggaggagaaccagaaattgaaatcgagaagtgtggtatagtctcttcagcaagaaagatcccaattaagaggaaagaccctgggccggtggcgataccatgcactatcaagaatatagcatttaaaaaggtactcctcgattctggttctagtgtaagtttaatgcctttatccattttcaaaaagcttgaattggaaaagattagtgaaagtaagacacaattaaggttcgctgatcacaccgttaagaaatcatatggggtagctgaagatgtactagtggaagttgataagtttgtattccctgttgacttccacatcatggacattccggaagacgaagaaactcctatccttcttgggagaccatttttgtcgacaggccgctgcaacctcgacattgaaaaagggacactaacactgagatcttttgatgaagaagtaaccttgaagatgttaggagttaagaaacatatggcggttgtaaatgatcaagcttctgttggtatgatcgaaagtgagggagaatacaaaagccctaaacatctccaagaaaaagtttcaagcatagcttctcaggtggaactagctcatgtttctatcaaaagtcctaaggtcgctatagaagttaagaagaaaaagaaagaagaaaaccaaggtgagaagatgaaggttgaaagtgagttaaagagaaaagtggtccatgcttttcatctccaTGAGTTTTTGGTGGAGAAAgtaacaagcaacaaggtttggagaaggaaataccctccataataaagggtaatggaccgtcgagccatgcgacgttaaacgaagcgcttcgtgggaggcaacccatggttttaataattaatttctttgtttgtttattttattttcaggaaataaaagagagcatctctagtggaagctaggaagtgatcattggaatgcaatacctctgtaagcaacctctccaaggctggttctaaaacattgaggacaatgtttggttcaagtgtgggaggggttcttttcatttgcttttagttgttctccatttttgtttttgtttgtgtgttatgttgacattgtgttatagatcgacttatggatgccgaatgaatgatgaatggtatttagtggatgaaaggtgcaacctgaacctattcccccgaggcaccctggaagttgatgcagccgaaaGAAAAGTAACAGTTGGACGCAACTTGCGGATACTGGACAAAGAGGATTTTATGGTGTACCTACGCCAGAAAGaagccacatgacacgaggagtgctttggaacctgtaagcttacccaacatggtgaggttataaaaagccaaacacaacagatcatcatcatgagagttcattcaggtatgactttatcattctgattttgcgtatgttctactgacacagcataatatgaggacacacactgaggcatttgtttgttttaccacctgagcctttctagccatcgaaattatatgtttatccgttgttaccccagttgagccatatccttttgtttgttataaccatatatgtaacccgcagccaaacacttccaacccttgctcggcattaatgttgtggttttcagagttgtactaaaatctaagtttggggtagtaatcatcaaagaagagggcaagtaaaaaaaaaatgaaaataaaaattttgagacatatgaatgtatgtcccataaaaaagaaagaaagagaaaaacttgcccgaatgaaagactcagttacattaagcactcacggaagaatgagtgaagcaaaagagtctaagtcgaataaattcccaatgtaacaagttgagcacaattACGAGAAACACAACATGAATGTTGAACCTAAAACCAATTGTTTATCCATTTCCTTGTGTATCCTACCGTACCTAAACCCCATTACAACCCAGAAGACCTcgaaaagtgtgtgaactttgttagtgtagtgtaggtagaatttattcaaaattaagagttgatattgcatacctttattttgtgagtgcaaaacactttaaccctgagagatttggtgagaagtgtgaaaaagcttgcaggtaaaaaggcactctgatgtggaagtgtggtagaaagtttggttcgGCAAGCCAAAGATTCTACTAGAAAGGTAGACGCAAGTTGCGAATAACATCGGCTgtgttgtggaaagaaaaatccagggtgacctctgtttggtctcttgcatcgcttgaggacaagcaatgagataagtttggggttgtgatcggtcaccatttctacctcatttctatcatggattcggtctaaatttgttgattcggtaacattttgatcaatgttttattgtttttgtgtaaGTATTTaatgtttgattgtttttatgtttactttgcattatgttttaatttaagttatttagatgctttttatgccgtttggttagttgtgtgcAAGTTTCAGGTCAGAACGAGTCGTCTTAAATGTCCAAGCAACCATGAAAGAAGGAGGagcaagagaaagagaaaaaatacAAATACTGGGAgcaaacacggccgcccgtgcttccacgcacggcccgtgtcagatgaTCAACTctcctccatacaaaatccaggggcgacacacggccgcccgtgcttccacgcacggcccgtgtcaggatggctgggagcaaaaataaaaataaaaagcaacacggccacccgtgcgtccaagcacggccagtactgctgagagcgtgaaacttccaattttagggctttttcattaaatctccaccttgagggcactttagacatttcatttggctgagatttgtacctagactatttagttgagtttgagagaattattttgggacttttgaatcatacgatagaaaataacagaagagagaagatagcttcatcaagggtttcggagacggagagattcaacggtggacaccattgaagatcaaagttcccaattatctttgtaatgtctaaattctttactttgtctttcttgaatattatgagaggctaaaccccccaatgccaggggggtgtccctgatttgaattgtaatgactcttgaattccgtatttctttaatcaagtaatagttttatgcaatttgattgtttaatgtttttatgccttctttgttgGAAAAAcgaagattgatctacggttaacaatttgtaggactacggttgttaaggtttttaaacaatttgatctagtagttatcacctaggactagggataccgaaaggttatttgaatattttcgattatttacatctttgggttgcaaacctttgtttctaaggacttaggcaataggattgcaaaccaaaaggctttccactaaggacttagggaaacacccttaagaacaaatagttgcagtctatgaacttgttgaagagatctttttacagagtcattataaggaagatcaaacacctaccctggcattacctcaaattatatctaaaaagtcaaactttaatttcagcttatttttattatttcttttatttaaatttacttattgcattataacaaaacacctatttgctcttttgtttaattgacttaaattacttgtgtttcctacgcaatcctcgtgatcgatacttggggtaaaacccattattactacatcggtgaaaatagtacacttgctatttttccgatcagtagTTATGTGCCCCCATCGCTTCCTGTTGTCGTATGATTTGGTCCATTTCTCTCTAGCAAGATTGTCCACCCATCTGCCTGTATCTGGATTTGCCGCTACAATTTCATTTCGATAATATTGGAACGTCGGTTGAGTCAATGCATATCCGGCATTGACAAGAGTCTTCCGAAGAGCCTTGTCCTTTATCTCTCGCATGAAATTTTGTGCAATGTGTCGAATACAGTAAACATGTGTTGAAGGTGGGTTTTGCCACCCGTTTTCTGGATTGTTGTACGCACTCTCGATGGAAGCATGTCTGTCTGAAATCAAACAGAGTCCAGGTTGGGGGGCAACGTGTGTCCGAAGATTtttgagaaagaaactccaacctcCAGCAGTTTCTCCTTCCACAAGAGCGAACGCAACAGGAAAAATGTTACTATTTCCGTCTTGTGCCACAGCCATCAATTAGGTGCCTTTATATTTTCCGTACAACCAAGTTCCAtctatttgaagaattggtttgcaATATGCAATTCCTTGAACACATGGGCGGAAAGCCTAGAAAAGCTTGTGGAATATCACATTTCCTTGAAGGCACGTTCCGTCTGGAGATTGTGCCGGAAGGGTCTCTAAAATAGTAACGGTTCCAGGAGCATAAATTTGAATCGCATATAAGAAACGTGGGAGTCGTTTGTACGAATCCTCCCAATTTCTATACACAATTTCGATCGCTTTGGTCTTCGCCAACCACGCCTTTCTATAAGACGGAGTGTAATTGTAAGTTGCAACGATATGAGAGATTATTGTTTTCACCTTTAACGATGGATCTTTGTCAACTAGAGGCAAGATTTCTTGACATATAATGTCATAACTTAGCTTACGGTGATCTTGTGAAACATTTGTGTTAACACACGTGTGATCTTGGGAAATATATCCTATCACCCATGaatcacttctcttcctgtatgatgcgtgcaacctgaatccacaatCAGTGTTTCTACACTTAATTTTGTACCTCTCAACGTTGGCGTGATGAACTTTAAAATCAACATTGTTTGCCATATGAAATCTTTTTATGGCCATGATACATGCCTCCTTTGAACGAAATCTGTCTCCTTCTTTTAACCATTGATCTATTTGAGTATATGGATCATAGAAAATATCAGTCGATGGTTCGTCATCCCCATCAAAATTCAAGTTCCTCATGTGAGTTGGAGGCATATGCACTTGATCTGGTGGTACAACAACTTCCGGTTCGTCTTCACTTTCCTCGTTGACCAAGTTATCAACTTCTATTtccggtgcttcttcttcttcatctacaaCGTCGACCTCTGCTTGCTCGTCTTCAAGTGCATCAATGACTTGTGACTCAACCATTTGTGTGGGTTGAACTTCTGGTAGAGTAACATACAATTATATGCAGTCGTAACCAGAATACTCATGATTGGAGAACATATTCTGCatgtcttcatcatctttgatCTCAACTTGGATAAACTTGACCGGGTTGTCCCCACGAAGAAATCGATATTGGTAAAAAATTTGGGATACACCACCCATTGCAAGCTTCGTCTCTAATCTCTCTTTGAAGTAACTGAAATTTGCTTTTCTGCTTAAACAAAATCGTGTAACCTTAGTGTTTCTAAACAGAAAACCAACTTCTTCGTTGTCATATGTCTCACCAAAAACATGAGCGTTGATAATATATTGTGGAGGGGCCATTGTTGAGTTTGTAGTTAGATGTGTAATGAGATGTGTAATGAGTTGTGTTATTTTTCACATTAGAGGCTTCCTTTATGTAGACACATCCATACTGAGTTGTGCAtactgtacaatcacatgcgaatAAAGTTGATGGAAAATAAATGCCTGTATCGTCACAGACATGCTGAGTTGATTTGAGGTATGCATGACACTGCTGCACAgtcgacttgaccagacacaGTCTTACTGAGTTGTGCATACTGTACAAGCCACCTGCGAATAAAATTGATGGAAAATAAATGCCTGTATCGTCACAGACGTGCACAGTCGAGTTGCGCAAATTATTTGAGGTGAAACTACAACaagaaaccctaaaccctaattaaaaaaaaaggttacatgtaggcgccaccccaggtggcacATTAGTACAAAAATAAGCAGGaaggcgccaccccaggtggcgcattagtgtaaagtatttttttttattttcttttgcccTAATTTTCTTAGTTGGTCCCCACATGCAGAACCCTAATTTGGCCCACTCTTATGCGTGCATGTGATCTACCTGCAACATAACACTGTATGCATGCATGCTTAGTCAATTCGGCACAGAACACGGAATGCAGGCATGTCTAGTCTATTCTGTACAGATCACAGAATGCATGCACGCCTAGTGTATTCTACCCAAAACACAAAATgcatgtgaacccatctttattACTTTGAGATCTGTATCACATGCATGCTCACCACTTGGCTCATATCTTCACAAACACTTTGAGATCTGTATCACATACATCCCCTCTATAAATACTCTCTCGGAATACTCTCTTTTCATCAATATTTCATCTGTTATCTTCACAAACACTTATCATTTTCAAATCCGCAGAAAAGTTTCAGAGTTCTTGAaaatggctcaacaacttcttacCATGGGTGAAACCCACAGAGGAACTAGAGCGAACTTGGCGACATATGTAAGTTCatacttatttatttctaaacatCTATACTTATATGATATCcagtttaatctatttatttgtGGTTCATAGGTTGTTGACCGATTCCGTACACGTTCTCACGCTTATGTCGAACCTGATGAGAGGATTATTCCGAATCTACAAGCATGTGGCTTCGGACATGTCATAAAAATGCACAACAACACCATAGACAGAAAATTCATCCTTGCCTTACAAGAGCGATGGAGGCCTGAAACCCACACGTTTCATCTTCCAATAGGTGAGTGTACGGTTACTCTAGAGGATGTATATATGTTGCTTGGGCTGCCCATTGATGGGAAGGCTGTTAATGGACCTGTTCAACATGCTAATTCACTATGTGAGAGAGTGTTGGGAAGAGATCTAGTTGTGCCTACTCAAGGTTCAAGAGGCCAGGGTATCAGTCTGGCCTCCCTTAGAGCTTATTATGATGAACTCATATTGAGCGACAACTCTACCGGGGACTATGTTTGGTTAATGACTAAGGTTTATATAATGCTGATGTTTGGTAACCTTTTATTCCCAGAGTCGACATGTAACACtgtcaactttttttatttaagtaaatttgatagtattatcaagattaggaaatatagttgggggtctgcCGTTTTGGCGATGTTATACCAATCGCTTTGTAAGAACGCGGTTGCCGACAAGTGCACCTTCTATGGATGTGCGTTCCTCCTacaagtatggggttggtggagaCTGCCTACGCTATCCCCTGCAGGCAGGAACAACTACACGTTCCCTTATGCAACAAGGTACGTCTTTTTCAACGCTATCCCTTGAATGCTAACTCTCTTTTACGTAAAAATCTGAAATGTTTGCTCCTTTTTTTTAGGTTCTGTGGTCCTAAATTGGATTACAGTAAGAATCCGAGGGGGAGTGTTATTTTGTATCGAGACCTATTGGATCACCTCCGAGCTGAAGATGTATTACCACTAAACTTTTATATGATCATATAGATGTATTACAATCCAtcatcttttttaataatatatttttttttctcccatgcagtttaattggagaccatacttgATGCTAGACCATGAGCCAAACGAGAGTGACCAAGAAGTTTGGACTGCAGTGACACCTATAATAAGGTTTAACATCGTGGAGATGCACCAATCTAACCGTGTGAGACTACAGTTTGGCATGCATCAACCAATCCCGGATCCCCCCACTGATCTGGGTCGTTGGCATATTAGAAGAGTCAATCACCAATGGGATCACGCAAATTATCGTTCATTCGCACCTGAACTTTGTGAGATGTGGAAGCAGCGTCGCCGCCGTCTACTACAATTCCCTGTTGCCCAACTCCCCATGTTTCCAACCGCAGACTACGTTGCTTGGTATAGAACAGTCACAACCCCCGATATGTATGTGTCTGACCCCTACTACCTACACGACCCCCGCCAACATCAATACaaccaacaaccaccccaacaaccaccccaacaacgtcaacaacgccaacaacgccaacaacgccaAACCTCTGAACAACCTTACCATGAAGAAtatcaaacaacaccaacaacgccctaccaaagtcaacccatccaacaacaatcatggggcttcacccaacaactccATGACGCCGACCCCTCCACTAGGCTACCCATCCAAtaacaatcatggggcttcacccaacaacactatGACGCCGGCCTCTCCAc from Vicia villosa cultivar HV-30 ecotype Madison, WI linkage group LG4, Vvil1.0, whole genome shotgun sequence encodes the following:
- the LOC131598002 gene encoding uncharacterized protein LOC131598002 codes for the protein MVESQVIDALEDEQAEVDVVDEEEEAPEIEVDNLVNEESEDEPEVVVPPDQVHMPPTHMRNLNFDGDDEPSTDIFYDPYTQIDQWLKEGDRFRSKEACIMAIKRFHMANNVDFKVHHANVERYKIKCRNTDCGFRLHASYRKRSDSWVIGYISQDHTCVNTNVSQDHRKLSYDIICQEILPLVDKDPSLKVKTIISHIVATYNYTPSYRKAWLAKTKAIEIVYRNWEDSYKRLPRFLYAIQIYAPGTVTILETLPAQSPDGTCLQGNVIFHKLF